GGAAACAGTAGATTCCCATCGATACCCAAGCCCTACTTGAGTCTTCGGGCATTGACCGGGGCACGGCAGGTTTTTCGGCGAAAGAGACAATGCGATGACTTGAGTCAAGTGTGAGGACGCCGAACCGCGATGCTTGTTCAATCGGAACCGGTAACACACCCACTGTAACGTCGGCGCCGTTCCGTTCATGGGCATCCAGAAACAGCCGATAATCCATTTTATAGATGTGGTCACCCGACAAGATCAATACACGTTCCGGGCGCTCTTCCTGCAGTAAGAATAAATTTTGAAAAATCGCATCGGCTGTACCGGCGTACCAGCGATCCACCAACTGGGCTTGTGGCGGTACTAACTCGATGTAAAGACTTCCCGCTAAACCCGAGGTGCTCCATGCTTGCCGAATATGGCGGTCTAATGTCAATGAAGCATATTGGGTCAAGAGGTGTACTTTCTGTAAACCGCTGTTTAGGCAATTGGAAAGCGTAAAATCGATGACACGGTATATCCCGCCAAATGGCACTGCCGGTTTTGCCCGATGCTTCGTCAAGGGGTAGAGTCGTTCGCCTCTTCCTCCAGCAAGAATGAGTGTGGATGTCTGTTCCAAAACAACTCCTTTGGCGGGTCGAATCGCCACGATTTGTCGAAAAATTGTAGGAGACTGATAAGCGGTTTTAACGCAAAATAGCTGTTAGTTTGATACCATCCAACCCTTTTGTATGGTCACCAGCATTTTTGAAGCAATGATGTAGCTCATCGAAATCACGAAACACCTGTTGATACAGAAAACCGGGCGATTAACACCCGGTTATCATACGAAAAGCTTTCGCTTTTATTAGCGGAGAGTAATCTGTTGCGAGAGGGAAAAGCCATATCCTTTGGCCCCATAAAATAATCCGCGTTCGTAATTCATCGAGACGTCCAGCCGGTAATTCGATAAACGTAATCCTCCGCCGATAGCGAGTTCAAATCCTGACATCCCGCCAACCGCGAAACCGGCCCGTAACGGGTACTTATCGAATTTCGTGTACTCGCTTCCCAAGGCAAGTCGAGTTTTTGTAGTGCTGCCGATACTGGTTGCACTCTCATTCAAACCTTGTTCAAAACTTCCGTATGTAAGCCAGTAGTCGTTAACTTTATAATCCAAACCAATCAACATCGTTTGCGGTAAAGCAACATCGACGGAACCGCTCTCTGTGAGTGTAGTGCTGCTATAATTCGCCCACCGCTCTAAAAAACCTTCCTGGGTTAAACTGTCGATGGGAATTCCGCTATCCTCGATATCGAATTTATTCGCCCGAACTTTCACTTTGTCCCAACTTACCCTGCCGGAAATGTTCATTAGCGAAAACGACCACCCCCAGCGGTCGTTCATCCGTGCTGCCGCGCCGATATCAATGCCAATACCATCGCCGTTATTGGTGGTAGCAGTTGTGATATATCCGTGAGCAGAGACTGTATCTGGGTCGACCGAGGTGAGGATGCTGCCATCGGTGTCGCGTAATCCTGAGTAAGCCATCCCAACGATGTATTTCGCTGTCATACCAATTGCAAACTCCTTTGCCCAATCGATGCGATGGAGCTGTTTCGCGAACGATACCCCAAATGAGGTACCAACCCACGATCCACCTTTTAGTTTTGACAATGAATAGTTTTTACCGGATTCGTTTCCCAGTACCGCCAACCGGATGACATCACCCGGAATTGAACCATCCAGTACTCCAATTACGTCGATAGCTGCTGACATTGCATTGACTTGATAGCCAATCCCACCTTGAAAAGCGCCATTCAAGGTGAAATCGTTTTTAACTGAGCTTGAAAAGGATTTTCGTTCGTCTTCTGTCCAATATCGATCCTCTCGAAACCACTTGCTCATTTCACTTGATTTCATCGCCGAATTTCCCAACCGGTAACCAAAGCTTGGCAACAGGATGGATTGTTTTGGACCGCCGGAGATTCCGAGTAAGGCAGGATTGACCCAGCGCGCATCACCACCGCGAACCGTAGAAATCCCCGCATTTGCCGTTCCCGCCGTTACTGCGGTTGGAGTTATCTCCGCATGTACTTGAAATGTTAGAGTCACTAATAACAAAACTGACCGGAGAAACTGAATTGATAATCGCATTAGTTTACCTCTCCGGTGTTAATCGTCAATCTTGCGGATGCACGAATTTTAATGAAATCGTTGATGTTACAAAGCACAGTATCGGGTGAACCGGACATATACAGCGTTTGTCTAACATAGAATGTCGGTTTTTCAAAGATTCGTATTACAGAATCGCGTAAAACAAACGTTGTATCAAATGTTGTGAAACTGATAACTCTTCTTGTTGAGTCGTCGATTATAGGTCGCCGAACGGAAGTGCGTCCAATTATGTGCCACTGGGCACGAGATACTGCAGTATCCTGTGAGATCTCAATCAAAACTGTATCGGCTCCAACCGGCAAACGGTTCTCACCCATAATCCGCAGATCGACTTGGGTAATGGGGCGGTCGTCACCGGACGATTGTTCAGGATCAGGCTGCATTTTCTGTGGTGCCAACCGGAACATCATCGGACCTTCGATCGACGCACTACCATAGAGAGAATCGGCTTCAGATAGCTCAATCGTTGGCATATTTGAAATAAACCGTTTACCAGTTCGAGCTTTTCCAGTCGATATAATGCGATCGGGTACAATATTCAATATTTGCTCAGCGCCGGGAAATCGGCGTTCAGCATTAATGTCAGGAAAACTCTGATTTGTGATAGAATAGGTGCGATGGATGCCGCGCGGGGAGTAAGCATCTAACTGCAAATCCATGATGATGGGAATTCCCTGGACCGACGATTTCGGCGCAACTACAAAATCTGCATTACGCAAACCCAAACTATCAACGCCGTCCGGGCGATTTTCGACATCGGTTCGGACAGTGTCGAACTCAAACTCAACTGAATCCGGTTTCCCCTTGAATCGACTAAAAGTCAAATCACTCAAGTTATAATCGAAATTTACAGCATCAGTAAGTGACATTGTGACCATTTGCGTTCCAGTGGTCGCACGGGTCCAGGATTTTCCAATGGCATGTATTCTCTGTTCCGGGTTGCTCGCTGAGATGGAATCTAATCGTATTGTATAGCCGACCAGACTTACGCGGCGGACACGGGTTTGATTTGCCGGTATGTTCGTTTCAACGAATCCCAGTTCGGTTCCACTGAATGTAGCGAAATCTGGGAATCGTACTCGTAACGAATCCAAGGCGACCGGCAATTGATTCTCGATCGAGATGTTCAAAGTACCGATGCGAATATCAGCATACTGGATTTCATCGTTCATATCCGTCGCAATTAGCGTATCGGCAGTGGCAACTTGCCGTTGCATTTGTGCCTGCGCAGCCGTCGCTTTTACGATTCCAGTAAAGAGATGAAGGGCTGCCCGGCTTTCCTCGGCAAAAACAACATTGGTGCCGGAGTGAAGTCGCCCCAGAATGCGAACTTTCATGTCGGCATTTACCCGTCGTGAAGTCGAAGTGATTTTTATCGTTAACGAATCGACATGCATCGAAGGGATCGCTGTTAATGTATCGGAAAGACCGACGATTTCGTCTTGCAGATTGAG
The sequence above is a segment of the bacterium genome. Coding sequences within it:
- a CDS encoding DUF5723 family protein — protein: MRLSIQFLRSVLLLVTLTFQVHAEITPTAVTAGTANAGISTVRGGDARWVNPALLGISGGPKQSILLPSFGYRLGNSAMKSSEMSKWFREDRYWTEDERKSFSSSVKNDFTLNGAFQGGIGYQVNAMSAAIDVIGVLDGSIPGDVIRLAVLGNESGKNYSLSKLKGGSWVGTSFGVSFAKQLHRIDWAKEFAIGMTAKYIVGMAYSGLRDTDGSILTSVDPDTVSAHGYITTATTNNGDGIGIDIGAAARMNDRWGWSFSLMNISGRVSWDKVKVRANKFDIEDSGIPIDSLTQEGFLERWANYSSTTLTESGSVDVALPQTMLIGLDYKVNDYWLTYGSFEQGLNESATSIGSTTKTRLALGSEYTKFDKYPLRAGFAVGGMSGFELAIGGGLRLSNYRLDVSMNYERGLFYGAKGYGFSLSQQITLR